Proteins found in one Sorghum bicolor cultivar BTx623 chromosome 1, Sorghum_bicolor_NCBIv3, whole genome shotgun sequence genomic segment:
- the LOC8060891 gene encoding serine/threonine protein phosphatase 2A 57 kDa regulatory subunit B' theta isoform, producing the protein MIKQFLGRLPKKPSKSGDKDPIGRSSPSVSHPSLGPRAGDRAANSSSHPPVISSFGLSYGSGMHVGNANVRAHVNGDSATSAFLSLPSFKDVPNTEKQSLFIKKLNLCCIQFDFTDPTKNIKEKEIKRQTLVELVDYIASATGKFSEASMQEITKMVSANLFRTLSTPPRENKVDGFDLDEEEPVMDPAWPHLQIVYELFLRFIQSQETDAKLAKRYIDHSFVLRLLDLFDSEDPREREYLKMILHRVYGKFMVHRPYIRKAINNIFYQFIYETEKHNGIAELLEILGSIINGFALPLKEEHKLFLVRALIPLHKPKCIAMYHQQLSYCITQFVEKDCKLADTVIRGLLKYWPITNSSKEALFLGELEEILEATQPAEFQKCMVPLFRQIARCLNSSHFQVAERALFLWNNDHIESLIKQNSRVILPIIFPALEKNTSGHWNQAVQSLTLNVRKLFSDHDPGLFTECLRKYEEEKAKEKEVKLKQEATWKRLEEIASAKATSGAAVLVSRPLSRQSSAV; encoded by the exons ATGATAAAGCAGTTCCTTGGCCGGCTCCCCAAGAAGCCATCCAAATCCGGAGATAAGGATCCTATTGGCCGGTCCAGCCCCTCAGTGTCGCATCCATCATTGGGTCCAAGAGCTGGAGACAGGGCCGCCAACTCGAGTAGTCATCCACCGGTTATCTCCAGCTTTGGGCTCAGTTATGGGAGTGGCATGCATGTCGGCAATGCAAACGTGAGGGCACACGTGAATGGTGATTCAGCCACATCAGCATTTCTGTCGTTACCGAGCTTTAAGGATGTGCCCAACACAGAGAAACAGAGCTTGTTCATCAAGAAGCTGAACTTGTGCTGCATCCAATTTGACTTCACCGATCCAACAAAGAACATCAAGGAGAAGGAGATAAAGAGGCAAACTTTGGTGGAGCTTGTTGACTATATTGCTTCGGCCACTGGGAAATTTTCTGAGGCAAGCATGCAAGAGATCACAAAAATGGTTTCTGCAAACCTATTCAGGACACTGAGTACCCCTCCCAGAGAGAACAAAGTGGATGGCTTTGATCTGGATGAGGAGGAGCCTGTCATGGACCCTGCATGGCCACACCTGCAGATTGTTTATGAGTTGTTCTTGAGATTCATTCAGTCTCAAGAGACCGACGCCAAGTTGGCTAAACGATACATTGATCACTCATTTGTTCTGAGGCTACTCGACCTCTTTGATTCAGAGGACCCTAGGGAGAGAGAGTACCTCAAGATGATACTTCATCGTGTCTATGGAAAGTTCATGGTTCATCGGCCCTATATTCGGAAAGCCATTAACAACATTTTCTATCAGTTTATCTATGAAACTGAAAAACACAATGGAATCGCAGAGCTATTGGAGATTTTGGGAAGTATCATCAATGGGTTTGCATTGCCACTTAAGGAAGAGCATAAATTGTTCCTCGTTCGGGCTTTAATCCCACTTCACAAGCCAAAGTGCATTGCGATGTATCATCAGCAACTGTCTTACTGCATCACCCAGTTTGTCGAAAAGGATTGCAAACTTGCAGATACAGTTATCAGAGGCCTGTTAAAATATTGGCCCATCACTAATAGCTCCAAAGAGGCGTTATTTCTGGGGGAGTTGGAAGAGATATTGGAAGCTACGCAACCTGCAGAGTTTCAGAAGTGCATGGTCCCTCTCTTCCGCCAGATTGCGCGGTGCCTGAATAGCTCACACTTTCAG GTGGCCGAGCGGGCATTATTTTTGTGGAACAACGACCATATCGAGAGTCTGATCAAACAAAATAGTAGGGTTATACTACCTATCATCTTTCCTGCACTGGAGAAAAATACCAGTGGGCACTGGAACCAAGCTGTGCAAAGCCTTACTCTAAATGTTCGAAAACTGTTCTCTGACCATGATCCTGGACTATTCACCGAGTGTCTGCGGAAATACGAGGAAGAGAAAGCGAAAGAGAAGGAGGTTAAGTTGAAGCAAGAAGCCACATGGAAGCGCCTTGAGGAGATTGCGTCAGCGAAAGCGACAAGCGGTGCAGCAGTTCTCGTCTCTCGACCCTTGTCCCGTCAATCTTCAGCTGTGTAG
- the LOC8080161 gene encoding pentatricopeptide repeat-containing protein At2g27610 isoform X2: protein MVALHAKQPTLRLLPAPTSHVIARPPTAAANVRLGAPPPPDVVLDCKRLDALMKSGRLSDALDLFDRMPRKNVVAWTTAISGCTRNGQPEAAAAMFADMLESGVAANDFACNAALAACAAAGAGALSLGEQVHSLAVRAGFAADAWIGSCLIELYSRCGSMWAAEEVFRRMEAPDVVGYTSLVSALCRNGDLARAVEVLCQMMRQGLQPNEHTMTSMLAECPRMIGEQIHGYMLKVMGSQSVYASTALIDFYSRYGDFDMAETVFENLDSKNVVSWCSMMQLCIRDGRLEDALRVFSEMISEAVEPNEFAFSIALGACGSVCLGRQIHCSAIKCNLMTDIRVSNALLSMYGRSGFVSEVEAVLGKIENPDLVSWTAAISANFQNGFSEKAVALLLQMHSEGFTPNDYAFSSGLSSCADLALLDQGRQLHCLALKLGCDFKVCTGNALINMYSKCGQIGSARLAFDVMNLHDVMSWNSLIHGLAQHGAANLVLEAFSEMCSSGWQPDDSTFIAVLVGCNHAGLVKEGETFFRLMTDRYGLTPTPSHYACMIDMLGRNGRFDEALHMIKNMPFEPDVLIWKTLLASCKLHKNLDIGKLAADKLMELSERDSASYVLMSNLYAMHEEWQDVERVRRRMDEIGVKKDAGWSWIEVKNEVSTFVARDTSHSDSASIYQMLAELVVVMQDTELDVHMQI, encoded by the exons ATGGTCGCGCTCCACGCGAAGCAGCCCACGCTTCGTCTACTCCCCGCGCCAACGAGCCATGTCATTGCCCGCCCGCCCACGGCGGCGGCCAATGTACGCCTcggtgcgccgccgccgcctgacgTCGTCCTCGACTGCAAACGGTTGGACGCGCTGATGAAGTCCGGGAGGCTAAGTGACGCGCTGGACCTGTTCGACCGTATGCCTCGCAAGAACGTCGTCGCGTGGACCACGGCCATCTCCGGGTGCACGCGGAACGGGCAGCCCGAGGCGGCCGCGGCCATGTTCGCGGACATGCTGGAGTCCGGCGTCGCGGCCAACGACTTCGCGTGCAACGCGGCGCTGGCGGCGTGCGCGGCCGCGGGCGCCGGCGCGCTCAGCCTCGGCGAGCAGGTGCACTCGCTCGCCGTGCGGGCGGGCTTCGCCGCCGACGCCTGGATCGGGAGTTGCCTCATCGAGCTCTACTCGAGGTGCGGCTCCATGTGGGCGGCTGAGGAGGTGTTTCGCAGGATGGAGGCGCCGGATGTCGTGGGGTACACTTCGCTTGTCTCGGCGCTCTGCAGGAACGGCGACCTCGCACGGGCTGTGGAGGTGCTCTGTCAGATGATGAGGCAGGGGTTGCAGCCGAACGAGCACACGATGACGAGCATGCTGGCGGAGTGCCCTCGAATGATTGGCGAGCAGATACATGGATATATGCTCAAGGTAATGGGTTCACAGAGCGTCTATGCATCGACTGCACTGATTGACTTCTATTCGAGGTACGGTGACTTTGACATGGCGGAGACCGTGTTTGAAAATCTTGACTCCAAGAACGTGGTGTCGTGGTGCTCCATGATGCAGCTGTGCATTAGGGATGGAAGGTTGGAAGATGCACTGCGAGTGTTCAGCGAGATGATTTCGGAGGCCGTTGAGCCAAATGAGTTTGCATTTTCAATTGCTCTCGGGGCTTGTGGGTCTGTTTGTCTGGGGCGTCAAATTCACTGCTCAGCCATCAAGTGCAACTTAATGACTGACATCCGAGTATCAAATGCTTTGCTCTCTATGTATGGTAGGAGTGGTTTTGTTTCAGAAGTCGAGGCTGTGCTTGGCAAGATTGAAAATCCTGATCTTGTTAGCTGGACAGCTGCCATTTCTGCGAACTTCCAGAATGGTTTCAGTGAGAAGGCCGTAGCATTGCTTCTTCAGATGCATTCGGAAGGTTTTACACCGAATGACTATGCCTTCTCTAGTGGTCTGAGTTCTTGTGCAGACCTGGCATTGCTGGATCAAGGAAGGCAGCTTCATTGCCTGGCACTGAAACTGGGGTGTGACTTCAAAGTTTGTACTGGGAATGCACTAATCAACATGTACTCCAAGTGTGGTCAAATTGGATCTGCAAGGCTTGCATTTGATGTCATGAATCTTCATGATGTCATGTCTTGGAACTCACTGATCCATGGTCTCGCACAGCATGGAGCTGCAAACTTGGTACTGGAGGCATTCAGTGAGATGTGTTCAAGTGGTTGGCAGCCAGACGATTCGACATTTATAGCAGTCTTGGTAGGGTGCAATCATGCAGGTCTGGTGAAGGAAGGGGAGACATTCTTCAGACTAATGACTGATCGGTATGGTCTCACACCGACCCCTTCTCACTATGCTTGCATGATCGACATGCTGGGTCGGAATGGTAGATTCGATGAGGCGCTACACATGATCAAGAATATGCCATTCGAGCCTGATGTTTTGATTTGGAAGACACTATTAGCATCTTGCAAGCTGCACAAGAATCTTGAC ATTGGAAAACTCGCAGCAGACAAGCTGATGGAGCTTTCAGAAAGAGACTCCGCGAGCTACGTGCTGATGTCAAACCTCTATGCGATGCATGAAGAATGGCAGGATGTGGAGAGGGTGCGTCGGAGGATGGATGAAATTGGGGTGAAGAAGGATGCCGGTTGGAGCTGGATCGAGGTCAAGAACGAGGTCAGCACCTTTGTTGCAAGAGACACGTCTCATTCAGACTCGGCATCCATCTATCAGATGCTTGCAGAGCTCGTTGTTGTGATGCAAGATACAGAGTTAGATGTTCATATGCAGATTTAG
- the LOC8060890 gene encoding uncharacterized protein LOC8060890: MASHRALLLLLLAAALVAALAAVASAEDAKPTILTPVAQTPLGSFDGDKAASDDDTVDDDEDAAPVGAPNGATMTEPTEVPAPPGAEATAGGAAVSNAPAVLAAAAARVCAAAVGAFAFF, translated from the coding sequence ATGGCCTCGCACCGggcgctgctgctcctcctcctcgctgcCGCGCTCGTCGCGGCGCTGGCCGCCGTCGCGTCCGCCGAGGACGCCAAGCCCACCATCCTGACCCCCGTGGCGCAGACCCCGCTGGGGTCCTTCGACGGCGACAAGGCAGCCTCCGACGACGAcaccgtcgacgacgacgaggacgccGCGCCCgtcggcgcgcccaacggggcCACCATGACCGAGCCGACAGAGGTCCCCGCTCCGCCAGGCGCTGAAGCCACCGCGGGCGGCGCCGCCGTCAGCAACGCACCCGCCGTACTCGCGGCGGCTGCGGCGCGCGtctgcgccgccgccgtgggAGCCTTCGCCTTCTTCTGA
- the LOC8080159 gene encoding GDSL esterase/lipase At3g48460 translates to MATTTTANRLGLLLLFAVVATTAAPAVAAGPAAAAAATPPSPLFRRVYAFGDSFTDTGNTHSTTGPYSFGYVSSPPYGATFFHRSTNRYSDGRLVVDFLAETLALPTYLPPYLVTSNSSGNTTAVGVNFAVAGATAIEHDFFARNNLSIDVTPQSIMTQLDWFDAHLRSASAGTGERTAVADALFWVGEIGANDYAYTVIARDTIPPKLVRTMAVQRVTAFVEGLLQRGAKYVIVQGLPLTGCLPLAMTLARADDRDAVGCAASVNRQSYVHNRRLLAGLRELRRRHPGAVVAYADYYAAHLAVMRAPARYGFSEPFRTCCGSGGGAYNFDLFATCGSPQVTTACARPAEYVNWDGVHMTEAMYKAVAGMFFDEHGGEAYCRPAFKDLLAMKAQGKP, encoded by the exons atggcgaccaccacGACGGCCAACCGcctcggcctcctcctcctcttcgccGTCGTGGCGACGACGGCAGCTCCGGCCGTGGCCGCGGgccctgcagcagcagcagccgctacgccgccgtcgccgttgTTCCGGAGGGTGTACGCGTTCGGCGACTCGTTCACGGACACGGGGAACACGCACTCGACGACGGGGCCCTACTCGTTCGGCTACGTGTCCAGCCCGCCCTACGGCGCCACCTTCTTCCACCGCTCCACCAACCGCTACTCCGACGGCCGCCTCGTCGTCGACTTCCTCGCCGAGACGCTGGCGCTGCCGACCTACCTCCCGCCCTACCTTGTTACCTCCAACTCCTCCGGCAACACCACCGCCGTCGGCGTCAACTTCGCGGTGGCCGGCGCCACGGCCATCGAGCACGACTTCTTCGCCCGGAACAACCTCAGCATCGACGTCACGCCGCAGTCCATCATGACGCAGCTGGACTGGTTCGACGCGCACCTCCGCTCCGCCTCCGCCGGGACCGGCGAGAGGACCGCCGTCGCCGACGCGCTCTTCTGGGTGGGCGAGATCGGCGCCAACGACTACGCCTACACCGTCATCGCCCGCGACACCATCCCTCCCAAGCTCGTCCGCACCATGGCCGTCCAGAGGGTCACCGCCTTCGTCGAG GGGCTGCTACAGAGAGGCGCCAAGTACGTGATCGTGCAGGGGCTGCCGCTGACGGGGTGCCTGCCGCTGGCCATGACGCTGGCGCGCGCCGACGACCGCGACGCCGTGGGCTGCGCCGCCTCCGTCAACCGCCAGAGCTACGTGCACAACCGCCGCCTCCTGGCGGGCCTCCGCGAGCTCCGGCGGCGGCACCCGGGCGCCGTCGTCGCCTACGCCGACTACTACGCCGCGCACCTCGCCGTGATGCGGGCGCCCGCCCGGTACGGCTTCAGCGAGCCCTTCCGGACGTGCTgcggctccggcggcggcgcctacAACTTCGACCTCTTCGCCACCTGCGGCTCGCCGCAGGTCACCACCGCCTGCGCGCGCCCGGCAGAGTACGTCAACTGGGACGGCGTCCACATGACGGAGGCCATGTACAAGGCCGTCGCCGGCATGTTCTTCGACGAACATGGCGGCGAGGCCTACTGCCGCCCCGCGTTCaaggatctgctggccatgaaaGCCCAGGGCAAGCCGTGA
- the LOC8080161 gene encoding pentatricopeptide repeat-containing protein At2g27610 isoform X1, producing MVALHAKQPTLRLLPAPTSHVIARPPTAAANVRLGAPPPPDVVLDCKRLDALMKSGRLSDALDLFDRMPRKNVVAWTTAISGCTRNGQPEAAAAMFADMLESGVAANDFACNAALAACAAAGAGALSLGEQVHSLAVRAGFAADAWIGSCLIELYSRCGSMWAAEEVFRRMEAPDVVGYTSLVSALCRNGDLARAVEVLCQMMRQGLQPNEHTMTSMLAECPRMIGEQIHGYMLKVMGSQSVYASTALIDFYSRYGDFDMAETVFENLDSKNVVSWCSMMQLCIRDGRLEDALRVFSEMISEAVEPNEFAFSIALGACGSVCLGRQIHCSAIKCNLMTDIRVSNALLSMYGRSGFVSEVEAVLGKIENPDLVSWTAAISANFQNGFSEKAVALLLQMHSEGFTPNDYAFSSGLSSCADLALLDQGRQLHCLALKLGCDFKVCTGNALINMYSKCGQIGSARLAFDVMNLHDVMSWNSLIHGLAQHGAANLVLEAFSEMCSSGWQPDDSTFIAVLVGCNHAGLVKEGETFFRLMTDRYGLTPTPSHYACMIDMLGRNGRFDEALHMIKNMPFEPDVLIWKTLLASCKLHKNLDIGKLATDKLMELSERDSASYVLMSNLYAMHEEWQDAERVRRRMDEIGVKKDAGWSWIEVKNEVSTFVARDTSHSDSASIYQMLAELVVVMQDTELDVHMQI from the coding sequence ATGGTCGCGCTCCACGCGAAGCAGCCCACGCTTCGTCTACTCCCCGCGCCAACGAGCCATGTCATTGCCCGCCCGCCCACGGCGGCGGCCAATGTACGCCTcggtgcgccgccgccgcctgacgTCGTCCTCGACTGCAAACGGTTGGACGCGCTGATGAAGTCCGGGAGGCTAAGTGACGCGCTGGACCTGTTCGACCGTATGCCTCGCAAGAACGTCGTCGCGTGGACCACGGCCATCTCCGGGTGCACGCGGAACGGGCAGCCCGAGGCGGCCGCGGCCATGTTCGCGGACATGCTGGAGTCCGGCGTCGCGGCCAACGACTTCGCGTGCAACGCGGCGCTGGCGGCGTGCGCGGCCGCGGGCGCCGGCGCGCTCAGCCTCGGCGAGCAGGTGCACTCGCTCGCCGTGCGGGCGGGCTTCGCCGCCGACGCCTGGATCGGGAGTTGCCTCATCGAGCTCTACTCGAGGTGCGGCTCCATGTGGGCGGCTGAGGAGGTGTTTCGCAGGATGGAGGCGCCGGATGTCGTGGGGTACACTTCGCTTGTCTCGGCGCTCTGCAGGAACGGCGACCTCGCACGGGCTGTGGAGGTGCTCTGTCAGATGATGAGGCAGGGGTTGCAGCCGAACGAGCACACGATGACGAGCATGCTGGCGGAGTGCCCTCGAATGATTGGCGAGCAGATACATGGATATATGCTCAAGGTAATGGGTTCACAGAGCGTCTATGCATCGACTGCACTGATTGACTTCTATTCGAGGTACGGTGACTTTGACATGGCGGAGACCGTGTTTGAAAATCTTGACTCCAAGAACGTGGTGTCGTGGTGCTCCATGATGCAGCTGTGCATTAGGGATGGAAGGTTGGAAGATGCACTGCGAGTGTTCAGCGAGATGATTTCGGAGGCCGTTGAGCCAAATGAGTTTGCATTTTCAATTGCTCTCGGGGCTTGTGGGTCTGTTTGTCTGGGGCGTCAAATTCACTGCTCAGCCATCAAGTGCAACTTAATGACTGACATCCGAGTATCAAATGCTTTGCTCTCTATGTATGGTAGGAGTGGTTTTGTTTCAGAAGTCGAGGCTGTGCTTGGCAAGATTGAAAATCCTGATCTTGTTAGCTGGACAGCTGCCATTTCTGCGAACTTCCAGAATGGTTTCAGTGAGAAGGCCGTAGCATTGCTTCTTCAGATGCATTCGGAAGGTTTTACACCGAATGACTATGCCTTCTCTAGTGGTCTGAGTTCTTGTGCAGACCTGGCATTGCTGGATCAAGGAAGGCAGCTTCATTGCCTGGCACTGAAACTGGGGTGTGACTTCAAAGTTTGTACTGGGAATGCACTAATCAACATGTACTCCAAGTGTGGTCAAATTGGATCTGCAAGGCTTGCATTTGATGTCATGAATCTTCATGATGTCATGTCTTGGAACTCACTGATCCATGGTCTCGCACAGCATGGAGCTGCAAACTTGGTACTGGAGGCATTCAGTGAGATGTGTTCAAGTGGTTGGCAGCCAGACGATTCGACATTTATAGCAGTCTTGGTAGGGTGCAATCATGCAGGTCTGGTGAAGGAAGGGGAGACATTCTTCAGACTAATGACTGATCGGTATGGTCTCACACCGACCCCTTCTCACTATGCTTGCATGATCGACATGCTGGGTCGGAATGGTAGATTCGATGAGGCGCTACACATGATCAAGAATATGCCATTCGAGCCTGATGTTTTGATTTGGAAGACACTATTAGCATCTTGCAAGCTGCACAAGAATCTTGACATTGGAAAACTCGCAACAGACAAGCTGATGGAGCTTTCAGAAAGAGACTCCGCGAGCTACGTGCTGATGTCAAACCTCTATGCGATGCATGAAGAATGGCAGGATGCGGAGAGGGTGCGTCGGAGGATGGATGAAATTGGGGTGAAGAAGGATGCCGGTTGGAGCTGGATCGAGGTCAAGAACGAGGTCAGCACCTTTGTTGCAAGAGACACGTCTCATTCAGACTCCGCATCCATCTATCAGATGCTTGCAGAGCTCGTTGTTGTGATGCAAGATACAGAGTTAGATGTTCATATGCAGATTTAG
- the LOC8080160 gene encoding poly(ADP-ribose) glycohydrolase 1 encodes MEEEPPASDLAARGDLRSALPFLPVVLRGGALFWPPAAQESLRALALGPDVSRVASGDVLADALTDLRLALALPALPQRAADGLALFFDDLLSRAQARGWFAEVVPNLARLLLRLPTLLEDHYAKAGHGASGLRVLASQDAGLVLLSQELVAALLTCALFCLFPTAGRAQACLPTINFDGLFTALIHRSQSQEQKVRCLVHYFERVTDSTPAGFVSFERKVLPRQPVSDGITYPDIHAWLASSAPLCQFRVFSSGFIEDEEQEALQVDFANKYLGGGALSRGCVQEEIRFMINPELILGMLFMASMEDNEAIEIFGAERFSQYMGYGSSFRFVGDYLDTKPFDSVGRRRTRIVAIDALDCPARLHYESDCLLREVNKAFCGFFDQSKCQLYVKLFQDSHNKDNFPSINSNEYIGVSTGNWGCGAFGGNPEIKSMIQWIAASQALRPFVNYYTFEDASLERLEEVIQWILRHGWTVSELWHMLIEYSSQRLRGETYKGFFAWLLPSNRPNNEVHYMSE; translated from the exons atgGAGGAGGAGCCGCCGGCCTCGGACCTGGCGGCGCGCGGCGACCTGCGCTCGGCGCTTCCCTTCCTCCCCGTCGTCCTCCGCGGCGGCGCGCTCTTCTGGCCGCCCGCGGCGCAGGAGTCGCTCCGGGCGCTGGCGCTCGGCCCCGACGTCAGCCGCGTCGCCTCGGGGGACGTCCTCGCCGACGCGCTCACCGACCTCCGCCTCGCGCTCGCCCTGCCCGCGCTGCCCCAGCGCGCTGCCGACGGCCTGGCGCTCTTCTTTGACGACCTCCTCTCCCGGGCCCAGGCGCGGGGCTGGTTCGCCGAGGTCGTCCCCAACCTcgcacgcctcctcctccgcctccccaCTCTGCTCGAGGACCACtacgccaaggccggccacggcGCCTCCGGGCTCCGGGTCCTGGCGTCGCAGGACGCGGGCCTTGTGCTCCTCAGCCAGGAGCTTGTCGCCGCGCTGCTCACCTGCGCGCTCTTCTGCCTCTTCCCCACGGCCGGTAGGGCCCAGGCGTGCCTTCCCACCATCAATTTCGATGGCCTGTTCAC GGCGCTGATTCACCGATCGCAGAGCCAGGAGCAGAAAGTGAGGTGCCTTGTTCACTATTTCGAGAGGGTGACTGATTCTACGCCTGCTGGTTTCGTTTCGTTTGAGCGCAAAGTTCTTCCCCGCCAACCTGTCTCTGATGGCATTACCTATCCTGACATCCATGCGTGGTTGGCATCTAGTGCACCCCTCTGCCAATTCCGG GTATTTTCCTCAGGTTTTATAGAAGATGAGGAACAAGAAGCCCTTCAAGTTGACTTTGCAAATAAATATTTGGGAGGAGGTGCCCTTTCCAGGGGTTGTGTGCAG GAAGAGATACGCTTCATGATAAACCCCGAATTGATTTTGGGTATGCTATTCATGGCTTCTATGGAAGATAATGAGGCTATAGAAATTTTTGGTGCAGAACGGTTCTCACAGTATATGGG TTATGGTTCCTCCTTTCGCTTTGTCGGTGACTATTTAGATACCAAACCCTTTGATTCGGTGGGTAGACGGAGGACTAGGATAGTGGCAATTGATGCTTTGGACTGTCCAGCTAGGTTACACTATGAATCTGATTGTCTCCTAAG GGAAGTGAACAAGGCTTTTTGTGGATTTTTCGATCAATCAAAATGCCAGCTTTATGTGAAGCTTTTCCAG GATTCACACAACAAGGATAACTTTCCAAGTATCAATTCCAATGAGTACATAGGAGTTTCAACAGGAAATTGGGGTTGCGGTGCTTTTGGTGGAAACCCTGAAATCAAGAGCATGATTCAGTGGATTGCTGCATCACAG GCTCTCCGGCCTTTTGTTAATTACTACACTTTTGAGGATGCATCTCTGGAAAGATTAGAGGAG GTGATCCAGTGGATACTACGCCATGGCTGGACGGTCAGTGAGTTGTGGCATATGCTCATCGAATACTCGTCTCAGAGGCTGAGAGGAGAAACGTACAAGGGTTTTTTTGCTTGGCTACTTCCCAGCAACAGGCCCAACAATGAAGTGCATTACATGTCTGAATAG